The genomic region GGAAGAGGTGGACGGCGCGCGGGAGTACTACCGGTACAAGGAGCGGTGCGTCTACTGCGACATGATCCGCCAGGAGCGCCAGGAGCAGACGCGCCTCATCACCGAGAACGACCACTTCCTCGCCATTGCCCCCTTTGCCGCCCGCTTCCCGTTCGAGACCTGGCTCCTCCCGAAGAGCCACGACCCCTTCTTCGAGGACGCGCAGAAGCACGAGTACGTGAGCCTGGCCAAGGTGCTGCGGGAGACCCTGCGGCGCATGGACCGGGTCCTCGCCAACCCTCCGTACAACTTCATCCTCCACAACAGCCCCCTGCGGGAGGACGACCAGCTGCACTACCACTGGCACATCGAGATCATGCCCAAGCTGACCCGCGTCGCCGGCTTCGAGTGGGGGTCCGGGTTCTACATCAACCCCACGCCCCCGGAAGAGGCGGCCACGTACCTGCGGCAGGCCGAGCCCTAGCCCGGCGCCGACGACCGAGAACGACGTGAGGCGACGTCAGTTGGCCCGGCACTAGCTGCCCCGCCCCCCGCGCCGTCCCCTTGCCCCCCCGCGGCCTCGGGTCCGCCCCTCGGAGGAGAACCCGTCGCATGCCCCTCCCCCAAGGCTCCGCCGCTGCCGACCTGCTGGGTCCCTCGCCAGACAGCCCCGCGGCGCTGGGGACGGCCCTGCAGGGCGTGGCGGCGCGCGTCGCCGAGGCCCTCGGCCTCGAGGCCTGTCTCCTCTTCCTGGCCGAGCCGCGGGAGCCGGTGCTGATCCTGGCGGCCGGAGTGGGGGTGGAGGCGGCGCTCGCGTGGGAGCGGGGTGAGCTCGACTCCGCGCGACCGCCCGGGGAGGCCGCCTGGGTCCCGATCGAGAACGAGGGGCGGCGCCAGGGGGGGCTGCTCCTGGCTTGGCCCGCCGACGGGCCGGGCTCGCAGGGGGAGCCCGTCGCCGCCGAGGTGGCGCGCGGCCTCTCCCCCTGGCTTGCCGACCCTCCCCTGCCGTCGCTCCTCCCTCCAGCGCCTCTCCCTGCGGGGGAGACCCCGCACGGGATTGCCGGCCTGGCCGCCCTTCACGAGATGGCGAAGGCATTGAGCGCGGGCCTGGAGCGGGAGGAGGTCCAGGAGATGGTGACCCGCCTGCCCACCTCCCTCATCGGGGCCCGGGGGGCTGTCCTGCGCCTGTTCGCGCCGGAGGGAGGAGCGCTGACGACGGTGGCCGCGGCGGGTGTCCGGGTTCTGGACGCCGCGCGGGTCCCCCTCCAGTTGGGGGTCGGGATCAGCGGGACCGTCGCCCGCGAAGGCATCCCGCTCATGGTTCCCCGGTGGACAGCCGCGGCGGGGTCGGCGGGCCTCCCCTCCCTCCTCTGCGTCCCGCTGACCCTTACGGGGCGCTGCACCGGGACTCTCACCGTCTTCGACAAGGTCCGGGGGGAAGCCGGGGAGCCGGAGCAATTCAGCGCCGCGGATCTGGCGATCCTGCAGACCCTGGCCACGCAGGGGGCCATGGCCATCCAGAATGCGATCCTCCTCGAGGAGGCGAGGGAGAAGACGGCCCGGCTGGAGACGCTCATGCGCCTCACGCAGGAGGTCACAGCCACGCTCGATCGGAGGCGGATCATTGACGCCATCCTGGATGCCGTCCTCCGGCTGAGCCCCGGGGCGGGCGTGCGCCTCTGGCTCCAGGAGCCAGGAGGGGAGGGGATGGCGCTGGCCGAGGCCCGGGGGTTCCGGGACCTGGTGGGCGGGGCGAGCCTCCGGTTTTCCCCCGGCGAAGGGCTGACCGGGCTGGTGGCAAAGAGTGGGCGCCCCGAGGTGGTGCTGGACGTCCGGGAGGACCCCCGGTTCGTCAATCGCGCCTGGGCGGAAAGCGAGGGGCTGGTCTCCTTCGCCGCCATTCCGCTTCGCGCCGGTGACCGGGTGGTCGGTGTCCTCAGCCTGTTCACCCGGAGTCCCCGGACCTTTCCGGCCGCAGAGATCACCCTCCTGGAGACCTTCGCGGCCCAGGCGGCGACCGCCCTGGAGAACGAGCGGCTCTTCGCCAGGTCGCGGCAGCTCGCTGCGGAGAGTGTCCAACGCTTCCGGGAGATCGCCGTCCTGCTCGAGATCAGTGCAGCGATGCAGCAGACCGTCGAGCTGGACCGTCTCCTCCACACGATCCTGACCGGCGTCACGTTCGGCGGGGGGCTGGGCTTCAACCGGGCCTGCCTCTTCCTGGTCACCGACCGGGGCGATGCCCTGGAGGGCCGGATGGGGGTGGGGCCCCTGGACGCCGAGGAGGCAGGGCGGGTCTGGCAGGCCCTGAGCGCTCCCGGCACGACGCTGGCGAGCCTCCTGGCCGACGGGGAGGCCTACCGGGCCCTGGCGGGTTCTCCCTTCACCGGCCTGGTCCGCTCCCTCCGGGTGCCCCTCAAACCCGGCAGCGGCCTCCTCGCCGAGGCGGTTCTCACCCGGCAGACGATGAGCGTGGCCGATGCCGCCCACGACGCGCGGGTCCACCCGGCCTACGAGGGCCGCCTGGGGGCGGGGGCGTTCGCCGTCGCCCCCCTCATCACCACGGACCGGGTGGTGGGGGTGCTCGTGGTGGACAACAAGTTCTCGGGGAAACCGATCGGCGCGCGGGACCTGGATTTCCTGGGCCTCGTGGCGGCCCAGGCCGGGTTGGCGCTGGAGCGCGCGCTCCTGGTGGGGCGGCTGGAGGCGGTGAGCCGTGAGATCCAGCAGACACACCACCAGCTTTTTCAGCAGGGTCGGCTGGCGGTCCTGGGAGAGATGGCGGCAAACATGGTCCACGAGGTCCGCAACCCCCTCACCGCCATCGGGGGGTTCGCCCGGCGCCTCCTCCGCCGCGTCGACCCCGAACACCCGGAGCGGCCCACCGTGGAGGTCATCGCGCAGGAGGTGGACCGGCTGGAGCGGATCACGCGGGATGTCCTCGGGCTCGCCCGGGGGTTGAGGCCGAGCCCCAGGGCCGTGGACCTGAGTACGGCGCTGGAGGACTGTCTGCTCCTCTTCCCGGACAAGCTGGCCCAGCAGCGCGTGACCGTCGTCCGGCAGTTCGCCGCCGAGCCGGCGGCCGCCTGGGCGGATCCCGCGCAGCTCAAGCAGGTGGTTCTCAACCTCCTCTACAACGCCCTGGAGGCGATGCCCGAAGGGGGGACCCTCGCGCTCCGGACCGGTGGGGAGCCCGGCTGGGCCTTCCTCAGTGTGGCAGATACCGGCCCCGGCATCTCCCCCGCGATCCGCGACAGCATCTTCGACCCGTTCTTTACCACCAAACCGGAGGGGACCGGGCTGGGCCTGACACTCGCCCATCGCCTCGTCGAGGCCCACGGCGGCCGCCTGGAGGTGGAGAGTGAGCCGGGCCGCGGGAGCGCCTTCCGGGTCTGGCTGCCGGCGCCGCCGGCAAAGGCTGGAGCGACGCCATGAGGAATTCGCCGAATCCTGCCACCATTCTCGTGGTGGACGACGAGGAGTCCATCCGGCTCCTGCTCCAGGAAGAACTGGGCGACCTGGGGTACCGGGTCCTTCTGGCGGCGGACGCGCACGAGGCGCTCGAGCGGCTGAGGGTCGAGATTCCGGATCTCATCACCATCGACATCAAGATGCCGGGCATGGACGGCATTGATCTCCTCCGGCACATCCGCCTGACCCATCGGCACCTCCCCATCGTGCTCTGGACGGCCTATGGGGAGTACAAGCACGACTTCGCAACCTGGGCCTCGGATGCCTACGTCACCAAGTCGGCCGACCTGACGGAGCTGACCGACGCCATTGCGGGCCTCCTGGCGGAGCGACGAGGCTCGCCCGGGTGATGAAATCGGGGGCAGGGCGGCACGGCCGTGCCGCTTCCCTGGGCAGGCCACGGGCTCGGGGAGGGCGGCCCAGCCGGGGCAGAGCGCAGGGCCACGCGCCTTTAGCCGGGGCCCTGCCCCCTCGGGGGACGCCGGGACCTTGGCATAGCCGTTGCTTTGCCGGAAAGGGGGAGGGATGAAAAAGATCGAGGCGATCATCAAACCCTTCAAGCTGGACGAGGTGAAGGAGGCCCTCAGCGCCATCGAGTTGGTCGGCATGACGGTGAGCGAGGTCCGGGGGTTCGGCCGGCAGAAGGGGCACACGGAACTGTACCGGGGGGCGGAGTACACCATCGATTTCCTGCCCAAGGTGAAGATCGAAATCGTGGTTCGCGACACGCACGTGGATGCGGTCGTGGACGCGATTGCCCGGGCGGCCCGGACCGGGAGCATCGGGGACGGGAAGATTTTCGTCTTCCCGACGGATGAGGCGCTGCGGATTCGGACGGGGGAGCGGGGCGAGGCGGCCCTCTAGTGCCGGGCCACAGGAGCGCAGGAGCGCACGCCTCCGGGCGCCTCT from Candidatus Methylomirabilis sp. harbors:
- a CDS encoding response regulator; translation: MRNSPNPATILVVDDEESIRLLLQEELGDLGYRVLLAADAHEALERLRVEIPDLITIDIKMPGMDGIDLLRHIRLTHRHLPIVLWTAYGEYKHDFATWASDAYVTKSADLTELTDAIAGLLAERRGSPG
- a CDS encoding GAF domain-containing protein encodes the protein MPLPQGSAAADLLGPSPDSPAALGTALQGVAARVAEALGLEACLLFLAEPREPVLILAAGVGVEAALAWERGELDSARPPGEAAWVPIENEGRRQGGLLLAWPADGPGSQGEPVAAEVARGLSPWLADPPLPSLLPPAPLPAGETPHGIAGLAALHEMAKALSAGLEREEVQEMVTRLPTSLIGARGAVLRLFAPEGGALTTVAAAGVRVLDAARVPLQLGVGISGTVAREGIPLMVPRWTAAAGSAGLPSLLCVPLTLTGRCTGTLTVFDKVRGEAGEPEQFSAADLAILQTLATQGAMAIQNAILLEEAREKTARLETLMRLTQEVTATLDRRRIIDAILDAVLRLSPGAGVRLWLQEPGGEGMALAEARGFRDLVGGASLRFSPGEGLTGLVAKSGRPEVVLDVREDPRFVNRAWAESEGLVSFAAIPLRAGDRVVGVLSLFTRSPRTFPAAEITLLETFAAQAATALENERLFARSRQLAAESVQRFREIAVLLEISAAMQQTVELDRLLHTILTGVTFGGGLGFNRACLFLVTDRGDALEGRMGVGPLDAEEAGRVWQALSAPGTTLASLLADGEAYRALAGSPFTGLVRSLRVPLKPGSGLLAEAVLTRQTMSVADAAHDARVHPAYEGRLGAGAFAVAPLITTDRVVGVLVVDNKFSGKPIGARDLDFLGLVAAQAGLALERALLVGRLEAVSREIQQTHHQLFQQGRLAVLGEMAANMVHEVRNPLTAIGGFARRLLRRVDPEHPERPTVEVIAQEVDRLERITRDVLGLARGLRPSPRAVDLSTALEDCLLLFPDKLAQQRVTVVRQFAAEPAAAWADPAQLKQVVLNLLYNALEAMPEGGTLALRTGGEPGWAFLSVADTGPGISPAIRDSIFDPFFTTKPEGTGLGLTLAHRLVEAHGGRLEVESEPGRGSAFRVWLPAPPAKAGATP
- a CDS encoding HIT domain-containing protein, encoding EEVDGAREYYRYKERCVYCDMIRQERQEQTRLITENDHFLAIAPFAARFPFETWLLPKSHDPFFEDAQKHEYVSLAKVLRETLRRMDRVLANPPYNFILHNSPLREDDQLHYHWHIEIMPKLTRVAGFEWGSGFYINPTPPEEAATYLRQAEP
- a CDS encoding P-II family nitrogen regulator, producing the protein MKKIEAIIKPFKLDEVKEALSAIELVGMTVSEVRGFGRQKGHTELYRGAEYTIDFLPKVKIEIVVRDTHVDAVVDAIARAARTGSIGDGKIFVFPTDEALRIRTGERGEAAL